Part of the Spinacia oleracea cultivar Varoflay chromosome 5, BTI_SOV_V1, whole genome shotgun sequence genome, GTTGTGTCAAGATATATTCTTTTCTTCTTGGTACTTGAATTTGGCTATGTAGTTGTATCGCGGTGTTGGAAGTGCTTGTGTAAGACAGTAAGAGCTCATACTTTGAGGGAACTGCATATGCATGTTATTCTATGCATTTACCTTTCTTTGAGTTTTGTTGTAGTTGGGAATGGAATATTGATTAAATTCTTCACCTAAAGTGATGCCTTATCAACGTTCCTAAACATATAGACCTCTAAGATTAGATCCATTTTCAAACGGATTGTAATGCTTAAGAACTGCTTTGATTGATATATAATTATATGATCATATGATTTTATATGCAAATTTTATATGCAAATAATGCTGTAAAAAAGAAAGCAAGTTAACATTATCAACATGATTATTATGCAGTTCTTGCTTGGCTCTTAGGGAGGAATATCTTTTTCTTGTTCTTATCATCACTGATTAAGACTTAAAATGTGACAAGGGCATCGTTGCAAGTGCAGGTCTTTGACATGGAGACGACTTATTTACAGGACCCAAGCCAATGTGGAAATGTATTGAAAGGTTATGATGGGTTCTTATCTACATCAAAGAGCACTACATTGTACATCCACACACTCTTCTCCATTATCTTTTATCTCAAATTCATTCTTTAATAGATTCAGAAAGACTAATGTTAAATTTGCTTCTACGAATTACACTTTATTTCTATTACATCTAACAAAAAGAGGTATAAATCTTAATTTGTCATCATTATTCTACAATAGTTACTTTTATATCTGAAAATTCTTGACTCTTAATTTAGAGTAAAGCCTCCAAACTTTCTGATACGAAGTACTTTATAGCATAGGTTTATATGGCAGTTTCTTGTGGCAGTTTCTTTCGTGTTCTAATTGTTATACCTAAATATCTAGGGAACAATTTTAATTTGTTCGTTGGTGGAGATCTTTTTGCTAATTGTGGTTGTATATATTGTGTTTATATCTTGATCCTATTTTTAGATTGAAGAGATCTAGGAAGTTTCAACCGGAAGACAGACTATTTTCCTTATCTTCAATCACCTCACCAGCGGTATGTAATTTGCTTAGcatgtttttttgtttgttatgaATGGTCTCTTGTGCAAAAATTAGTAATTTTAACTCGAGTGGAACACCATCAATGACAGGAGAACTTGTTTTGTCCCATCTGTTTAAGGATTTCTTGTGTGTGAAATTGTTTACCTCTGGAATAATCTGATGAAAAACTGAGTGGAATTAATGGATCTAATGCCAGTATTTATTATCAAGAACACAAGATTGTGGCACCCTTTTCTCTTAACCTTTCAATGAATCCACTTAATGTTTGAGGAATTCAGATTTTCTGTAGTGTAAAAACTGTATATGCTACCATGAGCTGAAAATGATAGGTGACACTGATGattgatagaaatttgaggacgcacgcggAAGTTTTGATGGCCTGAATAATATAACAAAATTTCACTTTTATCATTGATTATATTAATAAgaattgtacaacaatatttgcGAGAGCACATGTCTCTCACTTATCTTTTTGGTAGCCTAATAGTTTGTGGGAACTCTCTTGATTGGCTCACCTCTCAACCCATGCACATacaacatatttataggggttgTATCCTAGTTTCTAGAATTTTTTACCTCCTTCACtactagatttttctacacacTTAACTAGATATTTCTCAAGTAAATTCTAGACATTGTTTTGGCTATATTTTTTTCGCCACTTTACTACTAGATTTTTATATAGTACATTCTAGatttagatttttctagatcAACATTTTAACAATGATTTAGTCAATTCTTTGAGAAATGTGATGAAAATTAGCTACAATATGTCATCAGTTGTGTTGTCCAGTTTGAATAAATTAGGATTATCATCAAGCAAAAGAGTTGATTTAAGAACTTATATTACCCTTGTTTCACAATACTTGCATCATTTCTCATTTGTACACTATTTATCAACCAACTTTGACAATCTTTCTTTTCACCCTtatgtaagaaaaaacatagtcacaTGAGATCTTGTTTAAACTTGTATCAATGCGAGGATTCcaactatcaactttttataatttttacttatacacaattagagatattaatctCCAAAGAAGCGTGCTGAAGTACGTGAAAAAAAGAAATGTTGCATGTAttgtgaaacggaggtagtatattgtGAAGGCACGCATGGCTATTTACCATAATGTCAGATGGAGTATCCTTTTCTCTTTCGTGCAGTTTTTGTTCAGGAATTAACTTTGCCTCTCAATGCCATATGATCCGAGTTTAATTTATTTCCTATTTTGGTGATCACTCTAATCCTTTTGTTGTGTTTGTTTGCTGGTGTTTCTATAGGCAGAAGATCAGGCACTTGGAAGAGAAGGTGTACTTTTCATCTGTTACATGAGCAATTTTCTTCCCACCAGAATTTCTTAAATCATATTCTGATGCTTCCTGCATATATTGGTAGATGCGAGATTGGAATCTGGTCCAGGTCGATACAGGGGAATTGGTGTTTTCGGAAATGGACAGTAAGTACTACTTTGTACTTTGTTCATAAAAAGGAATAGATGGTATAAAAGATTCATGTAGGAAAGTATTTCCTCGGATTGCAATGCTGTTCATAAATCATGACTATGGATCATCTTTGTCCGGTTACCATATCTATGTCATTAACGGAGCTAAATGATGCACAATTATTGCAACTTAACAAGCCTACTGTACTATGTGCATCTATCCTGGCATACTGCCTAGAGATGGCCAACGTGGCGGGTTGGGTGGGTCATAGGTGGGTTTGGTGGGTCATGGGTCGGGGATAGTTGACACACGGCCCGCTTCAGTGAACGTTAGGGTGGGTCGGGTCGTGGGTTGTGTCGGAAAAAATGGACACAATACGTGATGGGTCGTGGATTGCGTGGGTCGTGCGGGTCGAGTGGGTCCGATGGGTTTGGTGGGTTACCACACGTTTTGGGTTCTAATGTGACTTTGATGAGCCAGGTGGATTTAGACGAATCTTAGGAGCTGATGTGGGTGGGTCAGGTGGGTTTGACATAAGTGtacttaatatatatttaaacaataaaattaaaatttgatgGAGTagcattttaaaattaaaatatacagAAAAGTTTAAAATATGATGGAGGGTTTGATAAATCATAGGGTTAGGTGAGTTGGGTTCGTGTGTCGAGTGGGTTTGGTGTACCATGGTGGGTTGTGTCAGGTTCGATGGGGTAGATCGAAATGGGTTGTGTTGGAATAAGTCGACCCACGACACATCAAAAAAATATCCGGGTTGGGGAGGTTGCGTATGGGTCATAAGTGGGTCCGACCCCACGTGACCCACTATGGGCTGAGTCAGACCCGACCCATTGGCCATCTCTAATATTGGCTATATGTGCTACATTTTGCTCACCACAGGCTCATATGTTCGTATCACAGGGGCAAACCGAAGAAGGGAAGAGGCGCTAGAGAAGGGAAGAGAATCAAACATAACGATCAGGATTTCGATTATGATGACGAAGCTGAAATGTAGCTGTCCATTACTATAAGGAAGTTCTGCTAGCTGGTGTTTTCAGGCACTATTTAGCATACTTCTGTAGCAGATGTTCTGAAAGAGAATCAAACAAGGATCTATTTATCTAACATTGATGCTTCAGAATACAGCAGCCAAATATaagttacattttttttttctggggTTTGGTAGGGATGGGTGAGTACAGTTTCTGATGTACATGTTAATCAGGGAAATCGATGTTTTTTTTACTGGTAAAGAAAGTTTGAGTTCTTAATTTTACTGGTAAAGAAAGTTTGAGTTCTTAATTTTACTGGTAAAGAAAGTTTGAGTTCTTAGTTTTACTGGTAAAGAAAGTCTGAGTTCTTAGTTTTACTGGTAAAGAAAGTTTGAGTTGTTAGTTTTTAGCctgttttctctctttcttgttcTACCAAAGAAGAAATACTTCTTCATTCACAGAACACCAACCCTAATGAGTTCCTAATTAATGTAGCAAACAATCTGTTGAAACAATCCAACTGAGATTTTCTGGTTCGCTTTCCAGTCTACTAGCGTTAATGCACGGGTGCTTGATATTTCaaattattttcttaaacaaTTTAAATATCAAGTGAATAAGGGCAATGTAGATATTTTATGTGGACACCAAGGTCCTCAAAAGTTCATTTTGTATAGAGTAAAGATTATGGAGTACATTGGACAATTGATCACACTTTTATCTGTCCGCAACTAGAGTTTTGGTTGGTACGTGTGTATAAATAATTCATCTCTAAGATTTTTAATACTATGTATTTGTTTAATCTTAAAGaacaatttcttttttattctggatgatttttttttttatgttcttaGTGCCTACAGATACCGCATGTCTTTTCTAACTAGAAATCTAGAAAGATACAAATTAGTACAAAAACAATTGAATTTGAATTAAATATTCCAATTTCGAAATGTCAATTGCATATTCGTACTATGCAGTGCTCCGCGGTCAAGAATTATCAATTTTGACCTAAAAATTGTACTACAATGTATTTAGGTTTGATACTTTGATTCATATCAATTTCATGCTATGTCCAAAATAGGTTCGCACAACCACAAGTAAGTCGTTCGGGTTTAGATTGACTCAGATTTCTGTTTTATTCATTTCGAATGGAGTTAATCAGGCCGAGCAAGAGGTGATCAAAATTCGGATAAGGCCGAACCTTAACACAAAAATTATGCCAAAAGTTTGGCGCGGGCCGAAATAGGCTTTTAGGGATGGAGTCGGGTTCTACTCTAATAAAATGCATGTTTTAGGCTAGCCAAACTCACACTTTTCGGATCAGGTCGGGTCGGGCCAGTGGATCGGGCTGTAGTTGATCAGGTGTGGGCCGGGCTATCCAAATAAAGAAGTTCCCCAACAATCCTCCACAGTAGTCCCTGATCAATTCCCCGTCTCACATCTTTCTCTCTGGTAGTATCAACTGTCAAGTGTTAACAACATGAACCTGTTGGTGAGTACTCATCAATGGAAGTTTCAATTCAACTCAACCCTTCTTCGTGTTAAGCTTTATTTCTTTTGTCAAATTCTGAACGtttaattttctgggtttgaGGATAAAATACCCACAATGCAGAGGAAGGAACCCGAAAAGTTGCAGAAGGTTGAAGAATTTGGTCCTGTTTGGTGGGTTGAAACCTCCGAGAACATCTCCCGCCATTTTCAATTCGACCCAGATGGTCAATTCTCTGTTAgtctctctctcttttctctttatCCTGGTTTCGCGTTTGTAATTGTGGTTTGCCAATTTGCAGGGAAACAAAAATTAGGGGTATTTCAGATGAAAATTGCTTCTATTATTTTGTATGTTCATTGAGATTGGTGGATTATTGGAGATGATTTCAGTTCTGGGGAGTTGAGAATTGTGGGTTGTGTTAATTTGAGCTGAAAACTGTGgaaatttcaattcaatttctgtGAAATGTGtaatttgattttgttcttcataTGTTGTAATTCAAATTGCCTCTTGATTTccaaaattagggttcttcatTTGCTTTGTTTGATTTTGTGTTGTTAATGCTAAGTTGCATTTGTGTTGGGGTTTTATCAGGTAAAACTGCTTGGGGATTCAAGACCTGTGTTTAAAAGGGTGACTGAATCCTTCCTCAATACTTTCTATCCATCTGGTTATCCAT contains:
- the LOC110794344 gene encoding uncharacterized protein — translated: MESEGHRNSSNPSVVLASLLSKRAKIHEELRNIEKQVFDMETTYLQDPSQCGNVLKGYDGFLSTSKSTTLLKRSRKFQPEDRLFSLSSITSPAAEDQALGREDARLESGPGRYRGIGVFGNGQGKPKKGRGAREGKRIKHNDQDFDYDDEAEM